One genomic region from Candidatus Thermoplasmatota archaeon encodes:
- a CDS encoding LSM domain-containing protein, whose amino-acid sequence MKPLEMIHNSIGKRVIVELRGKREYRGVLEGYDHPHLNLILKNAEELLEGEKKRDLEKVIVRGDNIIYISP is encoded by the coding sequence ATGAAACCCCTCGAAATGATCCATAACAGCATAGGAAAAAGAGTTATAGTAGAGCTAAGAGGGAAAAGAGAATACAGGGGCGTGCTGGAAGGATATGATCACCCTCATCTCAATCTCATATTGAAAAATGCTGAGGAACTTCTTGAAGGAGAAAAGAAAAGAGATCTGGAAAAAGTTATAGTTAGAGGAGATAATATAATATATATATCACCGTGA